The sequence TTACACCCTCAATGTCTTTGCGCGGGATCGTAAATACATGGATGCACAGATCGGAATCATTTCAGTACTCCACACCTGGGGACAGCAACTCAATTTCCATCCTCACGTGCATTGCATTGTTACCGGTAGCGGATGGCAACACAATAACAAGCGTTGGGTAGCGGGTAAAAAGTGTCGCTACAAAACATTGTTTCCTGTCGATGCCATGGTAGAGGTATACCGCGCCAGGTTTTTACGAAGGCTTACTGAACTCAAAAACGCCGGTGAGATCAACTTGAGTGAAGCCATGAAAATAAACTGGTACAACTTCACCCAAACGTTGAAACACAAAGATTGGGTCGTCTATGCTAAAGAGCCTTTCGGAGGTGCCGCACAAGTAGTGGAATACCTGGCACGGTATACCCACAAGGTGGCCATCAGCAACAACCGTATTAAACATGTCGAAGATAATGGCACGGTGACCTTCGACTATAAAGACTATGCCGATCAGGGCAAGGTCAAGCCAATGACCTTGCCACCCCTGGAGTTCATCAGGCGCTTTGAGCAACACATTCTGCCCAAGTACTTCTGCAAGATCAGGAGCTACGGATTGTATGGAAACCATAAACGACACACGCGCTTGAATATGATTTTGAAGGTGCTCGGCTTGCCCCAACATCCAACACCTTCTCACGTGCCCTGGTATATCAAGTTTATGCAGCGCTATGGTAGCGATCCATTACTTTGTCCGTGTTGCAAGAAGGCTAAGGTGGTGTTGGTACAGGTTGTCTATAACCGAAGGCAGCTGGTGAAGAAGGAATAGGCAGTAACCGATTGACCGA comes from Chloroflexota bacterium and encodes:
- a CDS encoding IS91 family transposase, whose protein sequence is MDDWKTNARSGAVPVLNAIAQCRTPSLGYHLYACSDKGCAHKTMQYHSCRNRHCPHCGNSKKEDWIQARMNELLPCKYYHVVFTLPHELNSLVMGNRKPLFNLLFEASAYTLNVFARDRKYMDAQIGIISVLHTWGQQLNFHPHVHCIVTGSGWQHNNKRWVAGKKCRYKTLFPVDAMVEVYRARFLRRLTELKNAGEINLSEAMKINWYNFTQTLKHKDWVVYAKEPFGGAAQVVEYLARYTHKVAISNNRIKHVEDNGTVTFDYKDYADQGKVKPMTLPPLEFIRRFEQHILPKYFCKIRSYGLYGNHKRHTRLNMILKVLGLPQHPTPSHVPWYIKFMQRYGSDPLLCPCCKKAKVVLVQVVYNRRQLVKKE